A stretch of the Leisingera thetidis genome encodes the following:
- a CDS encoding tetratricopeptide repeat protein, with the protein MDRRLAAILAADVVGYARLISFDESGTLAALMAHIQELIEPKITEHKGRIVKLMGDGILAEFPSAVEAVLCAVQIQQSMVMRNREVPDDLRVIFRVGINIGDIVVEGEDIYGDGVNVASRIEGLADPGGVCVARNVFSQVNNKLNFTFDYLGEKAVKNIEEPVATYRVVIGETTEAPPKTPAREPPGRIRWRLALISAVVVLAVVIGGAVWWQAQGPDFSPARIDRMAYDLPDEPSLAVLPFSNLSNDPEQQYFADGIANDLITDLSKFKSLFVISANSTFSYKGKAVKVQQVAEELGVRYVLEGSIQRTGDTIRINVQLIDALSGYHLWAERYDRKAEDLFAIQSEILKTIAGTLQVKVTNAEFERALNRPTENLSAYDYYQRGFYHYLAWGKENNGKARRSLEKAIELDPDYARAYAQLGFLYASDWRYEWVEDTSESLDLALSNVRKAVALNPNDYWNLWALGHVHLARGESDQALSAYSQALLLNPNDPRLLMEMVELLVSIGDAGRAVAQAQEAMRYNPFYPEWYLWNLGWAQYMAGQHDEAIATLQKMVNPPNGVRRTLAAALVQVGRVDEARVMIAAYMKKRTGSDCGRYQEAQIQASSLRRQMG; encoded by the coding sequence ATGGATCGCCGACTAGCAGCAATACTTGCAGCCGATGTGGTGGGATACGCTAGGCTGATAAGTTTTGATGAGTCGGGCACGCTCGCTGCGCTCATGGCTCACATACAAGAGCTGATCGAGCCGAAGATCACTGAACACAAGGGCCGCATCGTTAAACTCATGGGCGATGGGATCCTCGCGGAATTCCCCAGCGCTGTAGAGGCTGTGCTATGTGCTGTTCAGATCCAGCAAAGTATGGTCATGCGCAACCGTGAGGTGCCCGATGACCTGCGCGTAATCTTCCGTGTCGGGATCAACATTGGCGACATCGTCGTGGAGGGTGAAGACATCTACGGCGACGGCGTCAACGTGGCTTCAAGAATTGAGGGGCTTGCGGACCCGGGCGGCGTCTGCGTCGCCCGCAATGTTTTTAGTCAGGTCAACAACAAGCTCAATTTCACCTTTGACTACCTGGGTGAAAAGGCCGTCAAAAACATCGAGGAACCCGTGGCGACCTACCGCGTGGTAATTGGAGAGACAACGGAGGCGCCACCGAAAACACCGGCCAGAGAGCCGCCGGGCCGGATCCGCTGGCGACTGGCGCTGATCTCAGCCGTAGTAGTTCTCGCCGTTGTGATCGGCGGCGCGGTCTGGTGGCAAGCGCAAGGCCCGGATTTCAGTCCGGCAAGAATTGACAGGATGGCCTATGATTTGCCGGACGAGCCATCGCTTGCCGTGCTGCCTTTTTCAAACCTGAGCAACGACCCGGAACAGCAGTATTTTGCGGATGGCATTGCCAATGATCTGATTACGGATCTTTCGAAATTCAAAAGCCTGTTTGTCATCTCCGCCAATTCGACCTTTTCCTATAAAGGAAAGGCGGTCAAAGTGCAGCAAGTGGCTGAAGAGCTTGGGGTCCGCTACGTGCTTGAGGGCAGCATTCAGCGAACTGGCGACACAATCCGCATCAACGTCCAGCTAATTGACGCTCTGAGCGGCTATCATCTTTGGGCTGAACGGTACGACCGCAAGGCAGAAGATCTCTTTGCCATTCAAAGCGAGATCCTCAAGACGATCGCTGGGACACTTCAAGTCAAGGTGACCAATGCGGAATTCGAGCGCGCCCTGAACCGGCCGACAGAAAACCTCAGCGCTTACGACTACTATCAGCGGGGCTTTTACCACTATCTGGCTTGGGGGAAGGAAAACAACGGCAAGGCGCGCCGTTCGCTCGAGAAAGCTATAGAGCTAGATCCGGATTACGCCAGGGCATACGCGCAATTGGGCTTCTTGTATGCAAGTGACTGGCGCTACGAATGGGTCGAAGACACGTCAGAATCTTTGGATCTGGCCCTCTCCAACGTTCGAAAAGCTGTGGCACTGAATCCCAATGACTATTGGAATTTGTGGGCGCTCGGCCATGTCCATTTGGCACGAGGCGAGTCCGATCAGGCACTTTCCGCCTACAGCCAGGCACTTCTGCTCAATCCGAATGATCCAAGATTACTGATGGAGATGGTTGAACTCCTGGTTTCGATAGGAGACGCCGGCCGAGCGGTCGCCCAGGCTCAGGAGGCGATGCGCTACAATCCCTTTTACCCGGAATGGTATCTCTGGAATCTGGGCTGGGCCCAATACATGGCCGGTCAGCATGACGAAGCCATTGCGACTTTGCAGAAAATGGTAAACCCACCAAACGGGGTTCGCCGCACACTGGCGGCTGCTTTGGTTCAGGTTGGACGTGTTGATGAAGCACGCGTAATGATCGCGGCCTACATGAAAAAACGAACCGGATCAGACTGTGGCCGATATCAGGAAGCTCAGATACAAGCATCGTCCTTACGTCGACAAATGGGCTGA
- a CDS encoding ISNCY family transposase — protein sequence MGWVMMSERELNRVEVLAQVDDGRLTVDNAANLLDLTRRQVFRLLKRYRLDGAAAVRHKARGKPPNNRIHKAKRDYALALIKEHYVDFGPTLAAEKLAEHHGFKVSRETLRKWMIEDGIWLSRKQRRQFHQPRLRRECFGELIQIDGSDHRWFEDRAPPCTLLVFIDDATSTLMELRFVKSESTFSYFEALESYLHTHGRPVAFYSDKHSVFRVAKEDAKGGARITQFGRALSELNIEILCANSSQAKGRVERANRTLQDRLVKELRLAGISDMEAGNAYLQGFKERYNVKFAKAPAKSDNLHRALNVEPDRLADVLCWRENRYVGKQLTFSYDRKRIMLEESEITRGLAGKYVDTYAFVDGRFEVRWKGRSLPYKIFDMDQRVTHAAITGNKRLSAVLEHIKEMQEAAPPKPKVRTNSEKMGYKPNGRRPGRPSGPRAKKKIVHAAE from the coding sequence ATGGGATGGGTGATGATGAGCGAGCGCGAGCTGAATCGTGTGGAAGTTCTGGCGCAGGTCGATGATGGCCGGCTGACGGTAGACAACGCGGCGAACCTGTTGGATCTGACGCGGCGCCAGGTATTCAGGCTGCTGAAGCGATATCGATTGGATGGTGCGGCGGCGGTCCGGCACAAAGCGCGTGGCAAGCCGCCGAACAACCGGATTCACAAGGCGAAGCGCGACTATGCCTTGGCGTTGATAAAAGAACACTATGTGGATTTCGGGCCGACGCTGGCCGCGGAAAAGCTGGCGGAACATCACGGGTTCAAGGTGTCCCGTGAGACGCTGCGCAAATGGATGATTGAAGACGGCATCTGGCTGTCCCGCAAACAGCGGCGCCAGTTCCACCAGCCGCGCCTGCGCCGGGAATGCTTTGGCGAGCTGATCCAAATCGACGGCTCGGATCACCGCTGGTTTGAGGATCGCGCGCCGCCCTGCACTCTTCTTGTGTTCATTGACGACGCGACAAGCACCTTGATGGAACTGCGGTTTGTGAAGTCAGAGAGCACCTTCAGCTACTTCGAAGCGCTTGAGAGCTACCTGCATACCCATGGGCGGCCGGTTGCATTTTACAGTGACAAGCACTCGGTGTTTCGCGTGGCCAAGGAAGACGCCAAGGGCGGCGCGCGGATCACCCAGTTCGGGCGCGCTCTGAGTGAGCTGAACATCGAGATTTTGTGCGCCAACTCAAGCCAGGCGAAGGGTCGCGTGGAACGCGCCAACCGCACATTGCAGGACCGGCTGGTGAAGGAACTGCGGCTCGCTGGCATCTCGGACATGGAGGCTGGAAACGCTTATCTGCAGGGCTTCAAGGAACGCTACAATGTCAAGTTCGCCAAAGCCCCAGCCAAATCTGACAACCTTCACCGCGCATTGAATGTCGAGCCGGATCGGCTGGCAGATGTCCTGTGCTGGCGCGAGAACCGCTATGTTGGCAAGCAACTGACGTTTTCCTATGACCGCAAGCGGATCATGCTCGAGGAAAGCGAGATCACACGCGGCCTGGCCGGCAAATATGTAGACACCTACGCCTTCGTGGATGGCCGGTTTGAGGTGCGCTGGAAAGGCCGCTCCCTGCCCTACAAAATCTTCGATATGGATCAGCGCGTGACCCATGCGGCTATCACCGGCAACAAACGCCTGAGCGCTGTCCTCGAGCACATCAAAGAGATGCAGGAGGCCGCCCCGCCCAAGCCCAAGGTGCGGACGAACTCAGAGAAGATGGGTTACAAGCCGAATGGCCGGAGACCAGGCCGGCCGTCAGGGCCGCGGGCCAAGAAGAAGATTGTGCACGCGGCTGAATAG
- a CDS encoding DUF1326 domain-containing protein: MSAVPDWHIVGEWFDNCSCAVACPCTFGQAPDNNLCEFVLFYYIREGHFETVQLDDLCLARVGYFEGNLWDYEAYVRGGAIIDVRASHAQAEAITEIFSGSVGGWPQEFAKCGGRGRESLGSERGAFSFEIAPNQSRWGVDVPGKVKAWAKALSGPTSAPGEPPRLKNSPGCEVGPGQIVTWGKSTVCKVNAFGFEFSWTVSSSKHCPFDWHGTDSF, encoded by the coding sequence ATGTCAGCTGTTCCGGACTGGCATATTGTCGGCGAATGGTTTGATAACTGCAGCTGCGCCGTAGCTTGCCCCTGCACGTTCGGTCAAGCACCGGATAACAATCTCTGCGAGTTCGTTTTATTCTACTATATCAGGGAAGGTCATTTTGAGACCGTCCAACTTGATGACCTCTGCCTTGCCAGGGTCGGATACTTTGAAGGAAATCTCTGGGACTACGAGGCTTATGTTCGTGGCGGGGCCATTATTGATGTCCGAGCCAGTCATGCTCAGGCCGAAGCAATTACGGAAATATTCTCTGGAAGTGTTGGTGGTTGGCCGCAGGAATTCGCCAAATGCGGAGGGAGGGGTAGAGAATCTCTTGGTTCCGAACGCGGTGCATTTTCATTTGAGATTGCACCCAACCAGTCTCGGTGGGGCGTTGATGTACCGGGTAAAGTTAAAGCGTGGGCAAAAGCGCTAAGTGGACCGACAAGCGCTCCAGGAGAACCTCCAAGATTGAAAAACTCTCCAGGTTGTGAGGTGGGCCCTGGTCAGATTGTCACGTGGGGTAAATCAACAGTTTGCAAAGTAAACGCATTCGGCTTCGAATTTTCGTGGACCGTGAGTTCTTCAAAGCATTGCCCATTTGATTGGCACGGAACGGATTCCTTTTAG
- the tnpB gene encoding IS66 family insertion sequence element accessory protein TnpB (TnpB, as the term is used for proteins encoded by IS66 family insertion elements, is considered an accessory protein, since TnpC, encoded by a neighboring gene, is a DDE family transposase.), translating into MIGPGTGIRVYLACGHTDMRKGIAGLSAIAQDVLRQRPSNGAVFAFRGRRGDRVKLLYWDGQGFCLYYKVLEKGRFPWPAATDGSVRLTAAQLAMLWEGIDWRRPDWGAPPARTG; encoded by the coding sequence ATGATCGGCCCGGGCACCGGCATTCGCGTTTACCTGGCCTGCGGTCACACTGATATGCGCAAAGGTATCGCGGGGCTTTCAGCGATCGCGCAGGATGTCTTGAGGCAGCGGCCATCGAACGGTGCCGTGTTCGCGTTTCGAGGGCGCCGCGGCGACAGGGTGAAGCTTCTGTATTGGGATGGCCAGGGCTTTTGCCTGTATTACAAAGTCCTGGAGAAGGGTCGTTTCCCATGGCCTGCGGCGACGGATGGCAGCGTGCGTCTGACCGCCGCTCAATTGGCCATGCTCTGGGAGGGGATCGACTGGCGCAGGCCGGATTGGGGCGCGCCACCAGCCCGGACGGGCTGA
- the tnpA gene encoding IS66-like element accessory protein TnpA, with protein sequence MTSPTGREAAVRGEILGLERRRRWSDDEKLAIVLSVGVNGATVSQVAQRHEIRRQQIYAWRYELRRKGLLTPDDATLFLPVDITSPPEPPEACAPEASLALIEVVLRNGRSLRVDAHVDAAVLTRLIQAVEAA encoded by the coding sequence ATGACGTCTCCTACAGGGAGGGAGGCAGCTGTGCGGGGCGAAATTCTTGGCTTGGAGCGTCGGCGCCGCTGGAGTGACGACGAGAAGTTGGCGATTGTGCTTTCGGTCGGGGTGAACGGCGCGACCGTGTCGCAGGTCGCACAGCGCCACGAGATCAGGCGGCAGCAGATCTATGCCTGGCGATACGAGCTGAGGAGGAAGGGGCTTCTGACGCCAGACGACGCGACGCTATTCCTGCCCGTCGATATTACGTCGCCGCCGGAACCGCCGGAAGCGTGCGCCCCTGAAGCGAGCTTGGCGTTGATTGAGGTGGTTCTGCGCAATGGTCGCAGCTTGCGGGTCGATGCCCATGTGGATGCGGCGGTGCTGACCCGTTTGATCCAGGCGGTGGAGGCGGCATGA
- a CDS encoding IS110 family transposase, whose product MEEVKVIGIDLAKSVFQLHGASATGAPVFRKKLSRAQVLKFLSEQPPCLVAMEACASSHYWGREIMELGHEVRLIPPIYVKPFVKRQKNDANDAEAIAEAVVRPTMRFVPVKSAEQQARSMVFKTRDLFVRQRNAIINALRGHLMEYGIVAPPGRTFVKHLARQINAPNSELPPVVIELCRLHLDQLDAVTEKIAGIEKRLKEEASSDPETIRLQTAPGVGPVSAMAIQAFAPPLEGFRRGRDFAAWLGLVPVQKSTGGKQVLGRTSKMGQRDIRRLLIIGAMTRVRWAVRNGAPKGSWLEQMLARKPRMLVAIALANKTARAIWAMMTKQEDFKDPVAVD is encoded by the coding sequence ATGGAAGAGGTTAAAGTCATCGGCATTGATTTGGCAAAGTCGGTTTTTCAGTTGCACGGCGCCTCGGCCACCGGCGCACCAGTATTTCGCAAGAAGCTTTCGCGGGCGCAGGTCCTGAAGTTTCTGAGCGAACAGCCGCCTTGCCTCGTAGCCATGGAGGCCTGCGCATCATCCCACTACTGGGGCCGAGAGATCATGGAGCTGGGGCATGAGGTTCGCCTGATCCCGCCGATCTACGTGAAACCGTTCGTGAAGCGCCAGAAAAATGATGCCAACGATGCCGAGGCCATCGCCGAAGCGGTCGTGCGCCCGACCATGCGGTTCGTGCCCGTAAAATCCGCCGAGCAACAGGCCCGATCGATGGTCTTCAAGACCCGCGATCTCTTCGTCCGGCAGCGCAATGCGATCATCAATGCCCTGCGCGGCCACCTGATGGAATATGGCATCGTCGCGCCTCCCGGACGGACATTCGTCAAGCACTTGGCCAGGCAGATCAACGCGCCGAACAGCGAGCTGCCGCCGGTCGTCATCGAGCTCTGCCGACTGCACCTCGACCAGCTCGACGCTGTCACAGAGAAAATCGCTGGGATCGAGAAGCGCCTGAAAGAAGAGGCAAGTTCCGACCCGGAGACGATCCGCCTGCAGACCGCCCCCGGGGTCGGCCCGGTCAGCGCCATGGCAATTCAAGCCTTCGCGCCGCCACTCGAAGGGTTCCGTCGCGGACGCGATTTTGCGGCATGGCTCGGGCTGGTCCCGGTGCAGAAATCCACCGGAGGCAAACAGGTTCTGGGTCGAACGTCAAAGATGGGCCAGCGCGACATCCGGCGGCTGCTGATCATCGGCGCCATGACCCGGGTCCGGTGGGCGGTGAGGAACGGCGCTCCCAAGGGTTCCTGGCTGGAGCAGATGCTGGCGCGCAAACCTCGCATGCTGGTCGCCATCGCCCTGGCGAACAAGACCGCCCGGGCAATCTGGGCAATGATGACGAAACAGGAAGACTTCAAGGACCCGGTCGCGGTCGACTGA
- a CDS encoding IS4 family transposase produces MGQKWVETETAGCDLGDARLNRRLGAMLEALGERPGKSLPTAFQDWSNTKAAYRFFSNGNVSEDKILEGHFAASALRIQATDGPILILQDTTEFSFKRSAPEKIGFTKVSTGRKLKEGRYQKHAVCGLLMHASLAITSDGLPLGLTAAKFWSRAKFKGTAALKRKINPTRVPIEQKESMRWLDNLRLSTELAGAPERCVHVGDRESDIYELYCLAEELGTNFLVRSCVDRLAEDGGTTIAKVMAEVQSSGTHEVRFRDAQGKDHRAVLSVRYATMTVRPPIGKQRKYRHQDLQIIHAEEFDPPEGRAPVIWKLITNLPVATHADAVHKLEWYALRWKIETFFRTLKTGCRIEELRLATADRLANCIALCCVVAWRVSWLTMLCREAPEASSAAVFTEAERRMLELATPDRKRQEPRNLDFLCQSGRAPRRLSRPRFRRATGDDRHMARLLPPRRPRRRSPYRNAARHLWVTASQIGRLPKFLGHFPGSGPSAGRAA; encoded by the coding sequence ATGGGGCAGAAGTGGGTGGAAACGGAAACCGCCGGGTGTGATTTGGGTGACGCCCGGCTGAACCGTCGGCTCGGGGCAATGCTCGAGGCTCTCGGGGAGCGGCCGGGGAAATCGCTGCCCACGGCGTTCCAGGACTGGTCGAATACCAAGGCTGCTTACCGTTTCTTTTCCAATGGAAATGTCAGCGAAGACAAGATCCTTGAGGGCCATTTCGCCGCCTCTGCCCTGCGCATCCAGGCGACCGACGGTCCCATCCTGATCCTGCAGGACACTACGGAATTCTCCTTCAAGCGCTCGGCTCCGGAGAAGATCGGGTTCACGAAAGTGTCGACCGGACGCAAGTTGAAGGAAGGCCGCTACCAGAAGCATGCGGTCTGCGGTCTTCTGATGCATGCCAGCCTGGCGATCACGTCTGACGGGCTGCCGCTGGGGTTGACCGCCGCCAAGTTCTGGTCGCGCGCAAAGTTCAAAGGGACCGCCGCGCTCAAGCGCAAGATCAATCCGACCCGGGTACCGATCGAGCAGAAGGAAAGCATGCGCTGGCTCGACAATCTGCGCCTGTCCACTGAGCTGGCAGGCGCGCCCGAGCGCTGTGTGCATGTCGGCGACCGGGAAAGCGACATCTACGAGCTCTACTGCCTGGCTGAAGAACTCGGGACGAATTTCCTCGTCCGGAGTTGTGTCGACCGCTTGGCGGAGGATGGCGGCACAACCATTGCCAAGGTGATGGCGGAGGTGCAGTCGAGCGGAACCCACGAAGTCCGGTTCCGCGACGCGCAGGGCAAGGATCATCGCGCTGTGCTGTCGGTCCGGTACGCAACAATGACGGTCCGGCCGCCGATCGGCAAACAGCGGAAATACCGGCATCAGGACCTCCAGATCATCCACGCCGAGGAGTTCGACCCGCCGGAAGGCCGGGCGCCCGTCATTTGGAAGCTGATCACGAACCTGCCGGTGGCGACCCACGCGGACGCTGTACACAAGCTCGAGTGGTACGCGCTGCGGTGGAAGATCGAGACCTTTTTCCGGACCCTTAAAACCGGGTGCCGGATCGAAGAGCTGCGCTTGGCCACGGCTGATCGTCTGGCCAATTGCATCGCGTTGTGCTGCGTCGTGGCCTGGCGCGTGTCATGGCTGACGATGCTGTGCCGGGAGGCACCTGAAGCATCTTCGGCTGCCGTCTTCACCGAAGCTGAGCGCCGCATGCTCGAACTCGCGACCCCGGACAGAAAGCGGCAAGAACCGCGCAATCTTGATTTTTTATGTCAGAGCGGTCGCGCGCCTCGGAGGCTATCTCGACCGCGCTTCCGACGCGCCACCGGGGACGACCGTCATATGGCGAGGCTTCTCCCGCCTCGCCGACCTCGTCGAAGGAGCCCGTATCGCAACGCCGCCAGACACTTATGGGTAACAGCAAGTCAAATCGGGCGGTTACCAAAATTCCTTGGTCACTTTCCTGGAAGCGGACCGTCGGCAGGCCGAGCTGCCTGA
- a CDS encoding site-specific integrase encodes MADTKTTPLRERMIEDMRIKGLGESSQKAHIRAVRYFAEFLGRSPDTATPEDLRAYQLHMVNTNVTPSTYNVRLVGLRFFFLKRHASARR; translated from the coding sequence ATGGCGGACACAAAGACCACACCGCTTCGAGAGCGGATGATCGAAGATATGCGGATCAAAGGGCTCGGGGAGAGTTCGCAGAAAGCGCATATCAGGGCCGTTCGATATTTTGCCGAGTTTCTTGGCCGATCGCCGGATACTGCAACGCCCGAAGACCTGCGCGCTTACCAGCTGCATATGGTGAACACGAATGTCACCCCTTCGACCTACAATGTGCGGCTTGTCGGGCTGCGGTTCTTTTTTTTGAAACGACATGCCAGCGCCCGGAGATGA
- the tnpC gene encoding IS66 family transposase encodes MSVEATPLPNDPSVLKAMIAALQAENQKMSASLRAHDLLVQALRVRIARLQKQKFGSSSEKIEREIEQLELALEDLQVALAEADELPPEGDDEPETDNQTPEPAEPRESRRRRPKVSQDTPRERRELDPGDSCPDCGGDLRVVGEDVSELIDMIAAQLKVIEIARIKKSCRRCERMVQSPAPSRPIPRSMAGPNLLAYVLTSKFDDHVPLYRQNEIFARMGADIPDTTLVDWCGGAMKTLAPLIEKIEAEIMASNLLHADDTPIRVLDRGRRDKGLGKGVKKGRIWAYVRDQRPWAGTAPPGAVYHFAPDWKEEHVLAHLGETSGILQADGYKGYAKLYAADLDGKSQFREAACWAHLRRDFHDVWTATKSAIAREALDRIGKLYDIEREISGKPAELRLAVRQKESKPKVDAFRDWAERQLTRIPGKSDLAKAFRYGLSRWASFTLFLEDGRVAIDNNPAERALRPIGVGRRNWLFAGSDTGGETLARAMTVIETAKMNGLDPQAYLADVLDRIHDHMVNRLAELLPWNWKPADQKRSEAA; translated from the coding sequence ATGTCCGTAGAAGCCACGCCTCTCCCCAATGATCCCTCCGTTCTGAAGGCGATGATCGCCGCGTTGCAGGCGGAGAACCAAAAGATGTCCGCCAGTTTGCGGGCGCATGATCTGCTGGTTCAGGCGCTGCGCGTCCGGATTGCCAGATTGCAGAAGCAGAAATTCGGCTCCAGTTCGGAAAAGATCGAGCGGGAGATCGAGCAACTGGAACTGGCGCTGGAGGACCTGCAGGTTGCGCTCGCCGAGGCGGATGAACTGCCGCCGGAGGGCGATGATGAGCCGGAGACGGACAACCAGACCCCGGAACCAGCCGAACCGCGGGAGTCGAGGCGCCGCCGTCCGAAGGTGTCGCAGGACACGCCGCGCGAACGCCGCGAGCTTGACCCCGGCGACAGTTGCCCGGATTGCGGGGGCGATCTGCGTGTGGTCGGGGAGGATGTCAGCGAGCTGATCGACATGATTGCAGCCCAGCTGAAGGTCATCGAGATCGCGCGTATCAAGAAATCCTGCCGGCGCTGCGAGCGTATGGTTCAAAGCCCGGCACCCAGCCGTCCGATCCCACGGAGCATGGCGGGCCCGAACCTTCTGGCTTATGTGCTGACCTCGAAGTTCGACGACCACGTGCCGTTGTATCGTCAGAACGAGATCTTCGCCCGCATGGGGGCAGACATCCCTGACACGACCCTGGTCGACTGGTGCGGCGGGGCAATGAAGACGCTGGCGCCGCTGATCGAGAAGATCGAGGCCGAGATCATGGCCAGCAATCTTCTGCACGCAGATGACACGCCCATCCGGGTTCTCGATCGCGGCCGCCGCGACAAGGGGCTCGGAAAGGGCGTCAAGAAAGGCCGGATCTGGGCCTATGTCCGGGATCAGCGCCCATGGGCGGGCACGGCCCCGCCGGGTGCGGTCTATCACTTTGCCCCGGACTGGAAGGAAGAGCATGTCCTCGCCCATCTTGGCGAGACCAGCGGCATTCTCCAGGCTGATGGCTACAAGGGGTATGCCAAGCTCTATGCCGCGGACCTGGACGGCAAGAGCCAGTTCCGGGAGGCCGCGTGCTGGGCGCATCTTCGCCGCGACTTTCACGATGTCTGGACCGCGACGAAATCCGCAATCGCGCGCGAGGCGCTCGACCGTATCGGCAAGCTCTACGACATCGAACGGGAAATCAGCGGCAAGCCTGCCGAACTGCGGCTGGCCGTGCGCCAAAAGGAAAGCAAGCCCAAGGTTGATGCGTTCCGGGACTGGGCCGAAAGGCAGCTCACCCGTATTCCCGGTAAGAGTGATCTGGCCAAGGCGTTCCGCTACGGGCTGAGCCGCTGGGCTTCATTCACGCTGTTTCTGGAGGACGGGCGCGTGGCCATCGACAACAATCCCGCCGAGCGCGCGCTGCGGCCCATTGGCGTTGGCAGGCGGAACTGGCTATTCGCGGGTTCGGATACCGGCGGTGAAACGCTCGCCCGCGCCATGACCGTCATCGAGACGGCAAAGATGAACGGCCTCGATCCGCAGGCCTACCTCGCAGATGTCTTGGACCGTATCCACGATCACATGGTCAACCGGCTGGCCGAATTACTCCCTTGGAACTGGAAGCCGGCAGATCAGAAACGCAGCGAGGCTGCGTGA
- a CDS encoding LysR family transcriptional regulator: protein MKNEFRSWSEIRVFLAVVRAGSTLAASRQLGMAQPTVARRIEALEHELGITLFERDTRGFRPTETARTILRNAEEIEAAATCLAQTVETLRSTRPIRITAYSGNFSPRVATIFSEFSLLRPDVSFEFLPSVEVLDLSAGEADVALRVTRSPPHPDLICRKISTARYALFGSRSYAEKRGLPTSVEDLFNHTFVSFLREGVPSAYHDWLIRNAEPDQIKQTYSEIDLMHAAIRSGHGLGIMNVKLAESDDTLIQCFAPLEEMNSEHLMLIAPEAYRRPEVKAFAKFFAPRYAAVFR, encoded by the coding sequence ATGAAGAACGAATTCCGGAGCTGGTCAGAAATCAGGGTCTTTCTTGCCGTCGTGCGCGCGGGGTCCACCTTGGCTGCCTCGCGCCAACTCGGCATGGCCCAGCCAACCGTTGCGCGCCGCATTGAGGCGCTTGAGCATGAGCTTGGCATAACCCTGTTCGAGCGGGACACGCGCGGCTTCCGGCCGACCGAAACAGCACGAACGATCCTGCGGAACGCGGAAGAAATCGAAGCGGCGGCAACCTGCCTGGCCCAGACGGTTGAAACGCTGCGCAGCACAAGGCCGATCCGGATCACGGCCTATTCCGGCAACTTCTCGCCCCGGGTTGCAACGATCTTCAGCGAGTTCTCTTTGCTCCGCCCCGATGTCAGCTTCGAATTCCTGCCCAGCGTCGAAGTCCTGGATCTATCGGCTGGCGAAGCGGATGTAGCATTGCGCGTGACAAGAAGTCCCCCCCATCCAGACCTGATCTGCCGCAAGATCAGCACCGCGCGTTACGCGCTGTTCGGATCCCGTTCCTACGCTGAAAAACGCGGGTTGCCGACCTCGGTCGAAGACCTGTTCAACCATACGTTTGTCAGCTTCCTGCGTGAAGGTGTGCCATCAGCCTATCACGATTGGCTGATCCGCAATGCGGAACCTGATCAGATCAAGCAAACCTATTCCGAGATAGATTTGATGCATGCCGCGATCCGGTCGGGTCATGGTCTTGGCATCATGAACGTGAAACTTGCCGAAAGCGATGACACGCTCATCCAATGCTTTGCCCCGCTGGAAGAAATGAACTCGGAGCACTTGATGCTGATCGCGCCAGAGGCGTATCGGCGCCCCGAAGTAAAGGCCTTTGCGAAGTTCTTCGCGCC